In Triticum aestivum cultivar Chinese Spring chromosome 5B, IWGSC CS RefSeq v2.1, whole genome shotgun sequence, the following proteins share a genomic window:
- the LOC123116954 gene encoding BTB/POZ and MATH domain-containing protein 1-like encodes MATSSRLGGARLPSGSTSSIIAGAVSGYHLLKVDGYSRTKELPNGEWIDSCPFQVGGRTWHLRYYPNGDKSEYIDYISLFLTLDDTVAKGETVKAQVKFSLIDQDGKPVPLHTLTTKIRDFLVGKSWGFQKFMKTEELEKSEHLKDDSFTVKVDVAMMSEFHAQETPSIPVPPSDLHQHLGILLSSKAGVDVEFRVGGETFSAHRLVLAARSPVFRAEFFGSMKEGTTTEAIPIDDMEAQVFNALLTFMYTDTLPDMKQQEESAMAQHLLVAADRYDLERLKLICADKLCKHIDTSSVATILALAEQHHCQELKAACLVFLSSPTNLDAAMESEGFDLLTKSCPGVMKDFLVSQVVPSLLGKRKSKA; translated from the coding sequence ATGGCGACCTCCTCGCGTCTCGGCGGTGCCCGCCTCCCCTCCGGATCCACATCCTCCATCATTGCCGGGGCCGTGAGCGGCTACCACTTGCTCAAGGTCGACGGCTACTCGCGCACCAAGGAGCTCCCCAATGGCGAGTGGATCGACTCTTGCCCGTTCCAGGTGGGAGGCCGCACATGGCATCTTCGTTACTATCCCAACGGGGACAAGTCCGAGTACATCGATTACATATCCCTCTTTCTCACACTCGATGATACCGTAGCCAAGGGCGAGACCGTGAAGGCACAAGTTAAGTTCAGCTTAATCGACCAAGACGGGAAGCCGGTGCCGCTGCATACCTTGACTACCAAGATCAGAGACTTTTTGGTGGGTAAAAGTTGGGGATTCCAGAAGTTTATGAAAACGGAGGAATTGGAGAAATCAGAGCATCTCAAGGACGATTCCTTCACTGTAAAGGTCGATGTCGCTATGATGAGCGAGTTCCATGCGCAGGAGACACCATCCATCCCGGTGCCACCGTCTGACTTGCACCAGCATTTGGGGATTCTCCTGTCGAGCAAGGCGGGCGTCGATGTCGAATTCCGAGTCGGCGGGGAGACATTTTCGGCCCACCGGTTGGTGCTAGCGGCGCGGTCTCCAGTCTTCAGAGCAGAATTCTTCGGTTCGATGAAGGAGGGAACCACCACTGAGGCCATACCCATAGATGACATGGAGGCGCAAGTGTTTAATGCTCTGCTTACTTTCATGTACACTGATACGTTGCCAGATATGAAGCAACAAGAAGAATCTGCCATGGCTCAGCATTTGCTTGTTGCAGCAGATAGGTATGATTTGGAGAGGCTGAAGCTGATTTGTGCAGATAAGTTGTGCAAGCATATCGATACTAGCTCCGTGGCGACCATCTTGGCATTGGCGGAGCAGCACCACTGCCAGGAGCTTAAGGCAGCATGCTTGGTGTTCCTCAGCTCACCGACGAATCTGGATGCAGCCATGGAGTCTGAAGGCTTCGACCTTTTAACCAAGAGCTGCCCTGGTGTTATGAAGGATTTCCTCGTGTCCCAGGTTGTTCCTAGTTTACTTGGGAAAAGAAAATCAAAGGCATGA